The Vibrio sp. 16 genome segment ATCACCAATGATTAAGACACCCGCATCCTTGTAGTTAGGTAGGATTGGTTTCATCGTCGATCTCCAAAATATAATTCTGGCGAGAGTTTAGCACAGCCGTTGAACGCTCTAAACCCTCAGCAGTAAGCACCTAAAGTGAGGAGGCTAGGTTTAATCGTTAGTACCAAACCAAGCGTGCCAAATTTTTTGGACGCATTCTCGCTCAGGCACGAGTTTGTCTTCTGCCACATCCGCATCGAGGTTGAGCAAGTTTCTGTGATGGATCTGGTCTCTCATTGTTGTGTAAGCGTGAGTGAGTGCCATCGCCTGCTCTTCTTCTAGAACGCCTTGCGACATCATGGTTTCGAAGATTCGCACATTGTCACTCCAGCGCGTTAACTTGGGTTTGTCATGGCTAAAGCGCAGAACCAAATATTGCGCGAGAAACTCGACATCAGTAATACCACCAGGATCTTGCTTCAACATAAAGCGCCCTGCTTTTTTACCGCCTAAATGGTCACGCATTTTCACTCGCATGTCTGCCACCTCTTGCTTGAGTTTAGCTTCCTCACGAGGCAACGTCAGCACCGCGTGGCGCGTCTTGGCAAAGGCTTGTTGTAATGGTTCATCGCCGTAAATCATGCGAGCACGAACCAAAGCCTGATGTTCCCATGTCCACGCCTCATTATGCTGATATTCATCGAATGCTTCTGTAGGGCTCACTAACAAACCCGCCGCTCCCGAAGGACGTAAGCGAGTGTCCACTTCGTACAATATGCCCGACGCTGTTCGTGTCGAGAATATGTGAATGATGCGTTGAGCCAAACGTAAGTAGAACTGACGGCCGTCGATTTCTTTCTTGCCGTCGGTGTACGCATGCACCGGACAGTCATGCATAAAGACGATATCAAGGTCTGAGTTATAACCGAGCTCCCAGCCTCCGACTTTGCCATAACCAATCACCGCAAAGCCTTTGCCATCTCGGTCTTTTAAGTGGGTTGGCTCGCCATACTTTTCTGCAATTTGCAGCCAAGCTTGACCGACCACTGACTCAACAATCGCTTCTGCCAAATACGTTAAGTGGTCACTCACTTTCATGACTGGAATCACACCAGCGATATCCGCTGCCGCAATTCGCAAAATGCATATCTGCTTAAATTGACGGAGCGCTTCCATTTGCTGCTCCATATCGTCTTCTGGGATACGAGCTAGAAAATCCCGCAGTTCAGTTCTGTAGCTCTCCAATGGAACTGGATTATACAACTGCTGAGGGTCGATCAGCTCATCAAGCAGGATCGGATAACGCCCAAGCTGCTCCGAAATCATAGGACTTGCAGTACACAGCCTCACTAACTGAGTCAGTGCAGCGCTGTGCTCATCAAGTAGTTCTAAATACGTTGTGCGAGTGACAATGCGATGCAAAAGGTGGAGAACACGTGGCAAACCAAACTGAGCATCTTTGTGCGAGTAGATAGCTGAGAAGATTTTTGGCATCAGATGATTCAGTACTTCTCGACCGCGTGGCCCCAACGTTTTCTTGGCCAAGTCTTGCTTGAACTGAATAATGGTTGTGGCCATTTGAGCAGGCTCTTGCGCTTGAATGTCATGCTCTAAGATATGCTCAATGACATCTTTCTTCGCAGCCATATCCCACAGCTCGACAAAATGTTTGGCGATGTCTTGTTGCTCTTCTTCATCATCCCCAATTAAATCTGCAAAGACCGAGTGCACGTTTTGCATGTGTTGAGTGATATCTTGACGAAGGCTTAACCAATCGCTGTAGCCCATCGCAATCGCTAAATGCAGTTGCTCTGTATCGGTTTCAGGTAAGGTTTGGGTTTGTTTGTCGGCCATTGCTTGTAGCAAGTTTTCTAGGCGACGCAAAAATTTATAGGCATTGCGTAGTTGCTGAGTTTCCGCTGCGGTTAGCTGCTCGAGCTCTTCTATTGCATCAAGGGTATTGAGTAACCCTCGCTGACGCAAACTTGGCTCTCGCCCACCGCGAATCAATTGAAAGACTTGAGCTATAAATTCGATTTCACGAATGCCACCAGCGCCCAATTTTATGTTGTTGCTTAACCCACGACGGCGCACTTCGCTGCTGATCATCGATTTCATGCGACGCAGTGATTGAATCGCACTGAAGTCAATGTAACGACGAAAGACAAACGGGCGCAGCATCTGACGGAGCTCTTGATACTCTGGGTACATTTCACGCCCCATGACGCGCGCTTTGATCATCGCGTAGCGCTCCCAGTCTCGGCCTTGTTCTTGATAGTAGTCTTCAAGAGCCGCATAACTCATCACGAGCGGGCCACTGTCTCCAAATGGGCGTAAACGCATATCGACGCGATAGCAAAAACCATCAAAGGTTTGCTGATCGAGGGCTTTGATAATGCGTTGACCGAGACGAGTAAAAAACTGTGCGTTGGCAATACTGCGTCGAGCACCTTGGGTTTCGCCGTTTTCAGGGTAGGTAAAAATCAAATCAATATCGGATGAGAAGTTCAGCTCACCACCACCCAGTTTGCCCATGCCAATAATCAACATTGGCTGCGCTTCACCGAGTTCATTGGTCGGCGTCCCCCACAGATCGCAGCACTGTTTATACTGCCATTGGTAGGTTTCAAAAATCATCGCTTCAGCCAATTGGGAGAGGTGCTCTAAGCTCTCTTCTAACGCCCAAGATGCCGTAAAGTCACGCCAAGCAATGTAGACCATTTCACGGTTGCGAAACTGCCTTAGCACTCGATGCCCCTGCATCTCATCATGGCACTCACTCAGCAAAGCAGATAGCCTTTCTCGATACTGCTCATGGCGCGAATCATGGCTTAACATCTCGGGCAGCTGTTGTTGTAGTGCCTCATCCGTTGACAGCGCTTCGCCAACAAACTGACTCAAGCCCGCCACATATTGCAATTGAGAGAGCTGTGACTCTGACCAATGGTTCAAGGCTTGCGATTCGTTCATTGCTTGGATAACAGGTTGGGAAAATTGAGTGAGGCTTTCTGGCAGCTGCATGATTCTTCCTTGTCTAGAAATAGCCGTGGGGTGTGGTAACTCTCTCTTTATACCAATAAAAAACGCCCACTAGTAGCCAGTGGGCGTTTATTGCATTTAACTTGAGAAGCTAAACCTTAAATGAGGTGATTTTCTTGTCTAGCTCATCGGCATTTTGCTGCATTATCTCAGAGGTTTCGAGTAGCTCCGAAACCACGGTAACCGAGGCTTCAACAAGCTCACGAACATTGGTCAGGTTCTGATTCATCTCTTCCGCAACACTGCTTTGTTGACCAGCAGCGGTAGCAATCTGGAAGTTCATATCGTTGATTTGATTCACCTGACCAACAATTCCATCTAATTCACTTCCTGCGTTGGTCACAAGCTCAACCCCTTCAGCCGCTTCAACGACGCTCTTTTCCATCAGCTCTACTGCGGAATTTGCGCTCGATTGAAGTTGAGAGATCATCTCTTGAATCTCGACGGTGGCTTGTTGAGTGCGCTGAGCAAGGTTGCGAACTTCATCTGCCACCACGGCAAAACCGCGCCCCGCTTCACCAGCACGAGCCGCTTCAATCGCTGCGTTTAGCGCCAGTAGATTTGTCTGCTCAGAAATACCTTGAATGGTTCCAACAACACTACCAATTGAGCCTACGCTGTCTTCCACATCATTCACCGCTTGCGCCGAAGCAGAGATGTCTTTTGAAAGTTCACTGATCTTAAGTACGGTATCTTGCACAAATCGTTGACCCGTTTGTGCTTGGCTCGAAGCGTTTTCTGTTAATGAAGACGCACTTTGCGCGTGACCCGCGACAGTTTGAACCGTCGAAGTCATCTCACTCATCGCCGTTGCCAGTTGATCAATTTCGTTGAACTCTTCTTGAGCCGATTCTTTGGTCTCAGACATACTGATGGTCATCACTTCCGTCAAACCAGACAATTCTTGCGAAGCACTCACTTGCAGCGCAATCATCTCTTGCAGCTGACGACGTGTTTTTTCTAGCTCACGCGCGACATCGCCGTACTCATCTTTACATTCCATTTCAATAGGAACCGATAAGTCTTTATTTGCCATGATTTTGATTGAGTCACTTAAGTACTGCGTCTGACGCAACATAACGCGTGCAGCAAAAAGCAGCAATGCGACAAAAACCACTATGAGTAAACAGGTTTGCCACGCCACCTGAACGAGATAAGCGTCATAATGCTCTTGGGCAATCGCTGTGCTTTGAGTTGCAGCAAGAAGTGAATCGTAAAAGGTGCTTGCATCCCACAGCTGTTTACCAATGATCAGTAAGGTACTAAACACCATCAGCATGACCATTTTAGGAACTAGGCGGACATCAGTAATCACCCGCTCCCATGGTTTAAATGCCATTTTGGTCATCGTCGCTTCTCCATTAAGTCAAATTTTGTATTTTTAGCGCGTTGTAATAGAGTGGCTTACAGAGCAACACCTCTTCTCTGGTTACGCCAAAATATTTATTTCGAGCCTCGTATGAATAAAGATATTATCAAAAGTGATACAAAACCGATGAGCTTGCTGTCACTAATCTTGTCATTTATGGCGCTATTTGTGATCTCTGGCTTACTCTTTTTTCCTTTGCGGCCAGAAACTCGACAAGTTCTTATCGGCATAGACTTTCTTATCTGTAGCATTTTTATGCTTCAATTGAGTGTTGATTTGATCCGCTCTACAAATAAGCTGCAATTTATGAAACGCCACTGGATCGATTTTCTAGCCAGCCTACCTATGATTGAACCACTGCGTTACGCGAGGTTGTTTTCTATCTTGCGTGTCGTCCTTGTGATTCGTTCAAGCCGAAACGTCATCCGCCAACTACTGCGCAATAAACATGAAACGACCTTAGCCTCGATTCTACTCTTAATGGTCATTTTGCTAACAGCTGGCTCGAGCATGATGCTGTTTATTGAAGGGCATTCGCCCAGCGCCAATATCAAAGATGGTGGCGATGCCATGTGGTGGGCACTCGTGACTATCTCCACAGTGGGTTACGGCGATCACTACCCGGTTACGGATGGGGGAAGAATTCTTGCAGCTGGATTGATCATTTGTGGCGTAGGCTTATTTGGTATGATTTCTGGACTGGTCACCTCAATGATAACCTCACCTTCCAAGGTTCAGACCACGCGTTCAGAAAATAAAGAGAAGCTATTAATAGAGCTTGTCGAAAAACAAAATGAGATTCTTCGCCGCTTAGACAACCTTGAGCAGCAAAACAAACGGGAGCCGTAATGCTCCCGTTGATGTTGGTGGTTACTCTTGCCAATAGGGCTCGGTCTCTATACAGATGACTCGAGTTTGCTCCATTGCATGCAAGATGGAACTTTCTTGACGGGCAACCCAGCGCGCTAGTTGCTCCTGCTCATCACCCTCTAAAGACTCAACAAGCTTTTGCAATGTACGCAACTTGAGTAAATCGTCGATGCCGTGCAGCAAATCACTCCAAGGCATACGGAAGCTGTTGCGCTCTTCGGTATCAAACAAGCTCGCAAAACTCACGCCTGTATACAAGTTGCGCATTAATCGGTATTGCTGATCAATGTAATCTTGACTCGATAGGCTTCGTTCAGGAGGGAAAGCTTCCATCAGTTCCGCCCAAGTGCGATCCAGCTGCTGAACGGAAAAGTGCTCAATGTTACGTGCCATTTTGTCGCGTGCTTTATCATCCAAGAAAGGTTGCCAACCACGCGTTAAGATCCAACGACTCAAGTCAAG includes the following:
- a CDS encoding methyl-accepting chemotaxis protein — encoded protein: MTKMAFKPWERVITDVRLVPKMVMLMVFSTLLIIGKQLWDASTFYDSLLAATQSTAIAQEHYDAYLVQVAWQTCLLIVVFVALLLFAARVMLRQTQYLSDSIKIMANKDLSVPIEMECKDEYGDVARELEKTRRQLQEMIALQVSASQELSGLTEVMTISMSETKESAQEEFNEIDQLATAMSEMTSTVQTVAGHAQSASSLTENASSQAQTGQRFVQDTVLKISELSKDISASAQAVNDVEDSVGSIGSVVGTIQGISEQTNLLALNAAIEAARAGEAGRGFAVVADEVRNLAQRTQQATVEIQEMISQLQSSANSAVELMEKSVVEAAEGVELVTNAGSELDGIVGQVNQINDMNFQIATAAGQQSSVAEEMNQNLTNVRELVEASVTVVSELLETSEIMQQNADELDKKITSFKV
- the glnE gene encoding bifunctional [glutamate--ammonia ligase]-adenylyl-L-tyrosine phosphorylase/[glutamate--ammonia-ligase] adenylyltransferase — protein: MNESQALNHWSESQLSQLQYVAGLSQFVGEALSTDEALQQQLPEMLSHDSRHEQYRERLSALLSECHDEMQGHRVLRQFRNREMVYIAWRDFTASWALEESLEHLSQLAEAMIFETYQWQYKQCCDLWGTPTNELGEAQPMLIIGMGKLGGGELNFSSDIDLIFTYPENGETQGARRSIANAQFFTRLGQRIIKALDQQTFDGFCYRVDMRLRPFGDSGPLVMSYAALEDYYQEQGRDWERYAMIKARVMGREMYPEYQELRQMLRPFVFRRYIDFSAIQSLRRMKSMISSEVRRRGLSNNIKLGAGGIREIEFIAQVFQLIRGGREPSLRQRGLLNTLDAIEELEQLTAAETQQLRNAYKFLRRLENLLQAMADKQTQTLPETDTEQLHLAIAMGYSDWLSLRQDITQHMQNVHSVFADLIGDDEEEQQDIAKHFVELWDMAAKKDVIEHILEHDIQAQEPAQMATTIIQFKQDLAKKTLGPRGREVLNHLMPKIFSAIYSHKDAQFGLPRVLHLLHRIVTRTTYLELLDEHSAALTQLVRLCTASPMISEQLGRYPILLDELIDPQQLYNPVPLESYRTELRDFLARIPEDDMEQQMEALRQFKQICILRIAAADIAGVIPVMKVSDHLTYLAEAIVESVVGQAWLQIAEKYGEPTHLKDRDGKGFAVIGYGKVGGWELGYNSDLDIVFMHDCPVHAYTDGKKEIDGRQFYLRLAQRIIHIFSTRTASGILYEVDTRLRPSGAAGLLVSPTEAFDEYQHNEAWTWEHQALVRARMIYGDEPLQQAFAKTRHAVLTLPREEAKLKQEVADMRVKMRDHLGGKKAGRFMLKQDPGGITDVEFLAQYLVLRFSHDKPKLTRWSDNVRIFETMMSQGVLEEEQAMALTHAYTTMRDQIHHRNLLNLDADVAEDKLVPERECVQKIWHAWFGTND
- a CDS encoding potassium channel family protein yields the protein MNKDIIKSDTKPMSLLSLILSFMALFVISGLLFFPLRPETRQVLIGIDFLICSIFMLQLSVDLIRSTNKLQFMKRHWIDFLASLPMIEPLRYARLFSILRVVLVIRSSRNVIRQLLRNKHETTLASILLLMVILLTAGSSMMLFIEGHSPSANIKDGGDAMWWALVTISTVGYGDHYPVTDGGRILAAGLIICGVGLFGMISGLVTSMITSPSKVQTTRSENKEKLLIELVEKQNEILRRLDNLEQQNKREP